GCATCACCCAGTGCTTTTGTCGTTGGTGAACTGCCGAAAATTGATCTATCGGCATCATCTCCTCCTTGTAGATTCGGCATATCTTTCTAGCCAAGTAGCGAATTCGCCCAAGTCTGGCAAAGGTACCACAgatgatttttctttgatgtggAGAGCCCATTTTCCCCGCAAATCTTCAGATATCTTGTTCACTAAACCAGAGAGTTCCAGAGCAGCGAAACTATGAATCTCGTTTGCACAACCCACCGCCTTCAAAATTGCTAAAATGTGTTGTACTTTTTCGGATAAGTCGCCAAGCGAAGACTGTAGATTGTTCGAGTCGATTGGAACCAATTTCCTAAGCCCTTCAAAGCACGAGCGAACCACTAGTAAAGGGTGTCCATAGTGGTTACTGAGATGAGTGAGCAGCTTGCGATAGCGGCCAGGGTGGCTAAAATGCGACACAAATTTTTGGCGGAGTTCAGGTGAAAGAAGTTCTTCCAAGTAGATCATCCGCAGTGTATCGTTGGGCATTGCATCGTGGATCCATGTCTTGAAGCGTTGTATGAAAAAAGGCCAGTCCATGGGGTTGCCGGTAAACGGCTCCAAGCCAACGTGAGGCGGCCAGGAAGATTGATCGCCAACGCACCAGTCCCAACAACAGAATGAATTACTGGAAGTCGGGGACGGTGGCAACACTCGTTCATCCAGTGAAAATTCAGCTGAAGAAGGCAGCTGAGCGATCCAGGAATCTGGAAGCGAACACGGTTGACAGTGGGGAATGGAAGGAATGGACGCTGAGGAAGACAGTGTGGAATTCGTTTTGCTAAGACAATATCGTTCTTCTCGATTTTGCTGCTCTAGCTGTTGGAAGTGATCCATCCGCTGAATTTCTCGACGAGTTTTCTCTAGTTCTTGGTGTCTTTTTTCGGATTCCGGACTGCGTCTATTACCTAAAGTTCCTCTTTCGCCCTATGTTTGAGTATGTTAATTTCCATATTTGAAGTTATGGATGCCGTTTTTGGTTATATGGACTAATTGATTAAATTTTACCTTGACAGCATGACTGCTTTCTAAGTACTGTGACATTTGACTGGTGCTGCTCGATCGCCGGAGACAGCCAAACAACTCTTGCTTTCCCTCATCAGAAGCTGCCTTCGTTTGCATGTGATGTTGAACCTTAGAAGTTGTTCGAGTGAACCGTACTTTGGCTGTTTGCCGGTAAAAATGGGAGCAACCAGAATCGTTTTCAGATTCACTGCCAGTCGAATCGTACGATTCTTCACATGCAGAATAACGATAGCCGGTACCTTTACCATTAGAGTGTACTGACGACATGGCAACTGAAACCACGTGGTGGCCTTGGGCGACTGTGAAAATTGACAAATTGTTCTGGATGTTACATTTAAGCCACAAAAATTCTTACCTGAAACGTGATGAAATTTATAGAACAAGATAGTGGATAACTAAACTGTGGCACAATCGAGAAAAATTATTGGCGTCGCTTTAAAGTTCAACGACGTCTCGTGTTTCACTGTGACTCGTGACTGCCGTGCGAGTTGTGAACTGTGAAGCACAGGGCCGAGTAGTACTAATAGCAATGTGGTGGACCCTAAATCAACCCATTTTTAAAATCGAGGGTGTGGTAGTGAATCAAATGAGGTACAATATCGTGCAACAAACGAAATCGCGCGCTCAGCCTTGTTCACTTTTGATATACGTTTCGTGTGACTGCAAAGATCATGTGAGCTATCTATAAAACCCTTACTGCCAACAAAACCTTACTCTCTCAGTAAAGGCACACTATAAGTACcttgacaaaaataaaagtatgcCATTAACCGAACATACATTGAAATTTCTTTATATtgctatggcaatccgttttatatggcaatccgttttacatttaaaaaaaaaaaaatgtcgagaaaaaaaaaaaaaatcgcacttttttctttttttccgacacgtagccatctaccgctcagactcattattactggcgtaggcaatttcagtccattggatgccattcgcagttagttcagtagcgtggctggagaacaaagcgtggctggaggaacaattgaaaaatggataagataatacaacaaaaggatggtaagtataaacattattatattggttttcaattattaattattgtttattagatcaaattatgaagctgcaggcccaattattggaacaacacaaaatattagataacagcaaagctaaggatggtaaggcctaatacgtaatgattctatttatttgcttttattcatttgtgttttgtagctcaaattttgagtctacaagctcagctatgggaaaagaacaaattggaacggaacagtttccaaacagtgaaggaggtttttccaaactcatccctaactgaacgtgaggatgaattggcattaggcgaacacagtcaggtacctaaacttttcaaataagaattcaaaataagtatagaattttaacaagcaatgatttattgtttagttattcagtccaccatcAGACAGTgcgttaaatttaaattctgttagtgctgcactaaaagaattgttcgtaatcagtccatgcagcgatggaactgaacaattgtgggaccgtatttgggctgaaaatgggtgtggtacggaaacccagaaatggcacgagttcaacctaaaacatggattaggtacttcccggttctttgtctatcgaaaaagtattttgaatgctattattttgcattcacagaattttagcgggggatcaagtcaaatatggaagtgttacaggatggaagagtcagcctgtagttgaaaaaacacagagtgcattaccgttaaggtgtgaggtaaagtaatagagtgaTGCAagttgtctaatgagaagtaccatattgtgttaatgaatctggtacaacagcaatcctttatagttctgtcacagctagaagcctcaaataattctgcttctcttgctaaagaacaacttgtcctttacgttcacagtgttggtgaaactgggtacttaaatggccctaagattttgctgccgttgcagagatgaacatcatacatggactctttaggtatgaaaggaattttcttcaaataattttgaatttatggcaaagcatttctcctgctttttgccaaccatgtctaatctaaaaaaaaaattatccaataggaaaggattttcagcatactgggaacacaactatcaacaatgcaacattctacgcgtgctattttatcattcaagagccttatacaatgattttcatctgcaatttgtatggcctttcccaagcttctgccagaagttgaatctataagtcatgtaagtcacatgagcaacaattgagatgcttaatggtgttgtttttcttttctcagcataggttaatagtaacgtggatggagagaataacgcgtggctggaggaacaattgaaaaatggataagataatacaacaaaaggatggtaagtataaacattattatattggttttcaattattaattattgtttattagatcaaattatgaagctgcaggcccaattattggaacaacacaaaatattagataacagcaaagctaaggatggtaagggcttatacgtaatgattctatttatttgcttttattcatttgtgttttgtagctcaaattt
The nucleotide sequence above comes from Daphnia carinata strain CSIRO-1 chromosome 3, CSIRO_AGI_Dcar_HiC_V3, whole genome shotgun sequence. Encoded proteins:
- the LOC130697492 gene encoding uncharacterized protein LOC130697492, with protein sequence MSSVHSNGKGTGYRYSACEESYDSTGSESENDSGCSHFYRQTAKVRFTRTTSKVQHHMQTKAASDEGKQELFGCLRRSSSTSQMSQYLESSHAVKGERGTLGNRRSPESEKRHQELEKTRREIQRMDHFQQLEQQNREERYCLSKTNSTLSSSASIPSIPHCQPCSLPDSWIAQLPSSAEFSLDERVLPPSPTSSNSFCCWDWCVGDQSSWPPHVGLEPFTGNPMDWPFFIQRFKTWIHDAMPNDTLRMIYLEELLSPELRQKFVSHFSHPGRYRKLLTHLSNHYGHPLLVVRSCFEGLRKLVPIDSNNLQSSLGDLSEKVQHILAILKAVGCANEIHSFAALELSGLVNKISEDLRGKWALHIKEKSSVVPLPDLGEFATWLERYAESTRRR